Proteins encoded within one genomic window of Polynucleobacter duraquae:
- a CDS encoding RidA family protein, which yields MTNHISDRLKTLGIELPPPGPPAAAYVMAATTGNTVFLSGHIAKKDGKPWVGKLGLDMDTETGKAAAKSIAIDLMATLQNHLGSLDKVKRIVKVMGLVNSTSEFTEQHLVVNGCSELLFEVFGDAGKHARSAFGVAQIPLGACVEIELIAEI from the coding sequence ATGACAAATCACATTAGCGATCGCCTGAAAACTCTTGGTATTGAATTACCTCCGCCCGGGCCCCCTGCTGCTGCCTATGTCATGGCTGCAACAACTGGCAATACCGTTTTTCTCTCTGGCCATATTGCCAAAAAAGATGGCAAGCCCTGGGTTGGTAAGCTGGGTCTTGATATGGATACTGAAACCGGTAAAGCTGCAGCGAAATCCATTGCAATTGATTTAATGGCCACACTACAAAATCACTTAGGCTCACTAGATAAAGTAAAGCGCATAGTCAAAGTGATGGGTTTAGTGAACTCAACGTCTGAATTTACTGAGCAACACTTAGTAGTGAATGGTTGTTCAGAACTGCTGTTTGAAGTCTTTGGCGATGCAGGAAAACATGCTCGTAGCGCGTTTGGAGTAGCGCAAATCCCTCTGGGTGCTTGCGTTGAAATTGAACTGATTGCAGAGATTTAA
- a CDS encoding GntR family transcriptional regulator: MNTKLINRPLYEDVAEKLREQIFSHELAPGSWLDEQSLALAFGISRTPMREAIKVLATEGLVTSKMNKGSYVTEVDRGDLEQIFTVLSLLEGQAAKETAIKATEAQLTQLDDLHHRLEKAAADRDIGQFFEFNVKFHELIQEIAGNKWMNGVIDDLRKVLKLQRRDSLSRGDRLLSSLLEHREILQAILKRDPIAAELAMRNHLARGLEATK; the protein is encoded by the coding sequence ATGAATACAAAACTGATAAACAGACCTCTGTATGAAGATGTTGCTGAGAAGTTACGAGAGCAAATCTTCTCCCATGAATTAGCCCCCGGAAGCTGGCTGGATGAACAAAGCCTGGCACTTGCCTTTGGAATTAGTCGAACGCCCATGCGTGAGGCCATCAAGGTGCTAGCCACCGAAGGTCTAGTAACCAGCAAAATGAATAAAGGCTCTTATGTCACTGAGGTTGATAGAGGTGATTTAGAGCAAATCTTTACTGTTCTCTCCTTATTAGAGGGTCAGGCGGCTAAAGAAACTGCAATTAAGGCTACAGAGGCACAGCTAACCCAATTAGATGATCTGCACCACCGCTTAGAAAAGGCGGCGGCAGATCGAGATATCGGGCAGTTTTTTGAATTTAATGTCAAATTTCATGAATTAATCCAAGAAATCGCAGGAAATAAGTGGATGAACGGGGTTATTGACGACCTGCGTAAGGTGCTCAAACTCCAAAGGCGTGATTCTTTAAGTAGAGGGGATCGCCTTTTAAGCTCATTGCTGGAGCATCGCGAAATTCTTCAGGCCATTCTCAAAAGAGATCCCATAGCGGCAGAGCTGGCGATGAGAAATCATCTCGCTAGAGGGCTTGAGGCCACAAAATAA
- a CDS encoding nucleotidyltransferase family protein, whose amino-acid sequence MTSSSPSAHDSQLRIAVLLLAAGEGSRLGSHPKALLHRDGKTLLELFSSAIQGFSPVECIVVTGFHAQLIESEIAKMNPSLTHPMKIIRNGSPEEGQPSSVRLGLESLRTNFDVLLVALSDQPEVGAKEIQELLDEYAKRKDGQEIILPMVDGRRGNPVLFSYKAVLDVLAQPGMVCRDYMDTHPDKVRAMHTSNQAFVMDVDTTEDIQRHKLKRFSF is encoded by the coding sequence ATGACAAGTTCTAGCCCATCTGCCCATGATTCGCAATTACGTATAGCTGTGCTTTTGTTGGCAGCGGGCGAGGGCAGTCGACTCGGTTCACATCCGAAGGCTTTACTTCACCGTGATGGGAAAACGCTTTTAGAGCTTTTTTCGAGTGCAATTCAAGGATTTAGTCCTGTCGAATGCATCGTGGTCACAGGCTTTCATGCACAGTTAATCGAGTCTGAGATTGCAAAAATGAATCCCTCTTTGACTCATCCGATGAAGATCATCAGAAATGGATCGCCAGAAGAGGGTCAGCCGTCATCTGTTCGCTTGGGTCTGGAATCACTACGAACTAACTTTGATGTCTTGCTTGTCGCACTATCGGATCAGCCTGAAGTTGGCGCAAAGGAAATACAAGAATTACTTGACGAATACGCTAAGCGAAAAGATGGCCAGGAAATCATTCTGCCAATGGTGGATGGAAGACGTGGCAACCCTGTTTTATTTTCTTACAAAGCAGTCTTAGATGTATTAGCCCAGCCAGGTATGGTTTGTCGAGACTACATGGATACCCATCCCGACAAGGTGAGGGCAATGCACACCAGTAATCAAGCATTTGTTATGGATGTCGACACAACGGAAGACATCCAAAGACATAAGTTAAAGCGATTTAGTTTTTAA
- a CDS encoding DNA topoisomerase IV subunit B: MATRKTSEYSESSIQVLKGLEPVRQRPGMYTRTDNPLHIIQEVLDNASDEALGGFGKQIIVTLHTDSSVSVEDDGRGIPVGIHPTEKLPVVEIVFTQLHAGGKFEKGTGGAYAFSGGLHGVGVSVTNALSKRLEVTVWREGQVSTLTFADGKVIEKLKTSAAGKEDKSHGTRVRAWPDGKYFDSAAIPMPELIRLLRSKAVLLPGVKVTLIQEKSGESQTWQYAQGLRGYLNEAMAQAGHGAEVIPPFEGEQYATGNGDDDSFAEGEGAAWVVTWTEDGAPVRESYVNLIPTPAGGTHESGLREGLFNAVKGFIEMHALQPKGVKLMPEDVFARASFILSAKVLDPQFQGQIKERLNSRDAVRLVSGYAKSALELWLNEHVDYGRKLADLVIKQAQARTRAGQKVEKKKSSGVAVLPGKLTDCESQDISLNEIFLVEGDSAGGSAKMGRNKEYQAILPLRGKVLNTWEAERDRLFANNEVHDIAVAIGVDPHGANDTPDLSNLRYGKVCILSDADVDGAHIQVLLLTLFYKHFPKLIELGHIHISRPPLFRVDAPARGKKPAQKIYALDASELQAIEDKLRKDGVKESAWQISRFKGLGEMSAEQLWDTTLNPDTRRLLPVTLGAWTEDETIKTMDMLMGKSESGARRDWLEERGNEVEADI, translated from the coding sequence ATGGCTACCCGTAAAACATCTGAATACAGCGAATCATCGATTCAAGTCTTAAAAGGGCTCGAACCCGTCCGTCAGCGGCCGGGAATGTATACCCGCACTGATAACCCCTTGCACATTATTCAGGAGGTGCTAGATAACGCTTCTGACGAGGCATTAGGGGGATTTGGTAAGCAAATCATTGTGACTTTGCATACCGATAGCAGTGTGAGCGTTGAGGATGATGGTCGTGGCATTCCAGTGGGTATTCATCCGACTGAGAAGCTCCCAGTAGTCGAAATCGTCTTCACCCAGCTCCATGCTGGCGGTAAATTCGAAAAAGGCACCGGTGGTGCCTATGCCTTCTCTGGTGGTTTGCACGGTGTTGGTGTCTCTGTGACTAATGCCCTATCCAAAAGGCTAGAAGTCACCGTATGGCGTGAGGGCCAGGTCTCTACATTGACCTTTGCTGATGGCAAGGTCATTGAAAAGCTCAAAACCAGTGCCGCTGGCAAAGAGGATAAATCGCACGGTACACGTGTACGGGCATGGCCTGATGGCAAGTATTTTGATAGTGCAGCCATTCCCATGCCTGAACTGATTCGCTTGTTGCGCTCTAAGGCAGTCTTATTGCCAGGCGTAAAAGTGACCCTGATTCAAGAAAAGTCTGGCGAGAGCCAAACTTGGCAATATGCCCAAGGCTTGCGTGGCTACTTAAATGAAGCCATGGCGCAAGCAGGTCACGGGGCAGAAGTCATCCCTCCGTTTGAGGGTGAGCAATACGCTACTGGTAATGGAGATGATGACTCCTTTGCTGAAGGCGAGGGCGCAGCCTGGGTTGTGACCTGGACTGAAGATGGTGCACCTGTGCGTGAGAGTTATGTGAACTTGATTCCGACTCCTGCTGGTGGCACGCATGAAAGCGGCCTACGTGAAGGCCTCTTTAATGCGGTCAAAGGTTTTATTGAGATGCATGCTTTGCAACCTAAAGGCGTCAAGCTTATGCCTGAGGACGTCTTTGCGCGCGCCTCATTTATTTTGTCTGCCAAGGTATTGGATCCCCAATTTCAGGGGCAAATTAAAGAGCGCCTGAACTCTAGAGATGCAGTGCGTTTGGTTTCTGGTTATGCTAAATCTGCATTAGAGCTTTGGCTTAACGAACATGTGGATTACGGTCGTAAATTAGCGGACTTAGTGATTAAGCAAGCTCAAGCTAGAACCCGTGCGGGCCAAAAAGTTGAGAAGAAAAAATCTTCCGGTGTGGCAGTTCTCCCAGGAAAACTCACCGATTGCGAAAGCCAAGACATTAGCCTCAATGAAATCTTCCTGGTTGAGGGAGACTCAGCAGGCGGCTCAGCCAAGATGGGGCGTAATAAAGAGTACCAAGCGATTCTGCCTTTGCGCGGTAAGGTTCTCAATACTTGGGAAGCCGAGCGCGATCGCTTATTTGCGAATAATGAAGTGCATGATATTGCGGTTGCCATTGGCGTGGATCCGCATGGCGCTAACGACACCCCCGATCTATCGAATTTGCGTTATGGCAAGGTCTGCATATTGTCTGATGCGGACGTCGATGGTGCGCATATTCAGGTATTACTGCTCACCTTGTTTTACAAGCATTTCCCTAAGTTAATTGAACTAGGACATATTCATATTTCTCGGCCACCATTATTTAGAGTAGATGCGCCAGCGCGTGGTAAAAAACCAGCGCAAAAGATTTATGCACTGGATGCCAGCGAACTGCAAGCAATTGAAGATAAGTTACGTAAAGACGGCGTCAAAGAGTCAGCGTGGCAAATTTCTCGCTTTAAAGGTTTAGGTGAGATGAGTGCCGAACAACTGTGGGATACCACCCTCAATCCTGATACACGCCGCCTCTTACCAGTGACCTTGGGCGCATGGACAGAAGATGAAACAATTAAAACAATGGATATGTTGATGGGTAAATCCGAGTCCGGGGCGCGTCGTGATTGGTTAGAAGAGCGCGGCAACGAAGTAGAGGCGGATATCTAA
- the parC gene encoding DNA topoisomerase IV subunit A, with amino-acid sequence MNIVEIDKPISAQAGGPNDPHDPKKIELNEDDKDSLTLAVYAERAYLDYAISVVKGRALPDVSDGQKPVQRRILFSMSEMGLRADAKPVKSARVVGDVLGKFHPHGDQSAYDALVRLAQSFSLRYPLIDGQGNFGSRDGDGAAAMRYTEARLTKIAGLLLSEIDEGTVDFAPNYDGSFQEPKLLPARLPFVLLNGASGIAVGMATEIPSHNLREVASAAIALMKSPKMSTSELLEIIPGPDYPGGGQIISSPAEITQIYEAGRGSLKVRARWSVEELARGQWQIVVNELPPSTSSQRVLQEIEEITNPKVKVGKKTLTPEQSNLKSTILNVLDGVRDESSKDAAVRLVFEPKSKNIDVNEFANLLLAHTSLESNAPMNLVMIGTDGRPRQKGLKEIISEWISFRVGTVTRRTQHRLGKVNDRMHILEGRLIVLLNIDKVIKIIRNSDEPKADLIKEFKLSDRQAEDILDIRLRQLARLEGIKIEQELKELKSERDDLEGLLQSDTVLRKRIIKEIESDIKDFGDDRRTLIQEDKRAVAETKVLDEPVTVIVSQKGWVRVRQGHEHDATQFAFKAGDALYATFECRTVDVMQGFGSDGRVYTVPVSELPGARGDGSPLTSFVNLAAGSQMVAYYAGQPDDLVLISTRSGNGFLANVADMSTRNKAGKSFVGIDSKFPGGDAPLGAAKVTTGMKHVACLSESSKLLVFPLDELKRLPTGGKGVILMGLDDKEKLASAIAVGPDGATYSGAGRAGKPTELSLDAKTLKSFAGNRARKGHFVEPRLKDGKLKAN; translated from the coding sequence ATGAATATCGTAGAAATAGATAAGCCTATTTCAGCTCAGGCGGGCGGACCAAATGATCCGCATGATCCCAAAAAGATTGAACTCAATGAGGATGATAAAGACAGCCTCACACTAGCGGTCTATGCTGAACGCGCTTACTTAGATTACGCCATTAGCGTCGTCAAAGGCCGTGCACTGCCAGATGTTTCTGATGGTCAAAAGCCAGTACAACGCCGCATTCTGTTTTCGATGAGCGAGATGGGTTTGCGAGCTGATGCTAAGCCCGTAAAGAGTGCGCGTGTGGTTGGTGATGTGCTGGGTAAATTCCATCCACATGGTGATCAATCGGCTTATGACGCATTGGTACGTCTTGCGCAGAGTTTCTCATTGCGTTATCCATTGATTGATGGTCAGGGTAACTTTGGCTCACGTGATGGTGATGGCGCTGCAGCAATGCGTTATACCGAAGCACGTTTGACCAAGATTGCTGGTTTGTTGCTGAGCGAGATTGATGAAGGTACGGTAGATTTTGCGCCGAACTATGATGGATCCTTCCAAGAGCCGAAGTTATTACCGGCGCGCTTACCCTTCGTTTTATTGAATGGTGCATCAGGTATCGCGGTAGGTATGGCGACAGAGATTCCGTCACACAATCTACGTGAAGTGGCCAGCGCAGCGATTGCCTTGATGAAGTCTCCAAAAATGAGCACGTCAGAGTTGCTTGAAATTATTCCTGGTCCAGACTATCCCGGTGGCGGCCAAATTATTTCTTCTCCAGCGGAGATCACGCAGATTTATGAAGCAGGTCGTGGAAGTTTAAAAGTGCGTGCGCGCTGGTCTGTTGAGGAATTGGCTCGTGGCCAGTGGCAAATTGTGGTCAATGAACTGCCACCATCAACTTCATCGCAGCGCGTATTGCAAGAGATTGAAGAGATTACCAATCCTAAAGTGAAGGTTGGTAAGAAGACTTTAACTCCGGAGCAAAGTAATCTCAAATCCACCATCTTGAATGTTCTTGATGGCGTCCGTGACGAATCTAGCAAAGATGCAGCTGTGCGCTTGGTATTTGAGCCTAAGAGTAAAAATATTGATGTCAATGAGTTTGCCAACTTACTGCTAGCTCACACATCACTTGAATCTAATGCACCAATGAACTTGGTCATGATTGGTACCGATGGTCGTCCACGTCAAAAAGGCCTTAAAGAAATTATTTCTGAGTGGATTTCTTTCAGGGTCGGTACGGTTACACGGCGCACTCAACATCGTTTAGGCAAGGTAAATGATCGGATGCATATTTTGGAAGGGCGCTTAATCGTCCTCCTGAATATTGATAAGGTCATTAAGATCATTCGCAATAGCGATGAACCTAAAGCCGATCTCATAAAAGAGTTCAAGCTGAGTGATCGTCAAGCAGAAGATATCTTAGATATTCGCTTGCGTCAGTTAGCCCGCCTTGAGGGTATTAAGATTGAGCAAGAGTTAAAAGAGCTCAAGTCTGAGCGTGATGACCTTGAAGGTTTATTGCAGAGCGATACTGTTTTACGCAAACGCATCATCAAAGAAATCGAATCCGATATCAAGGATTTTGGTGATGATCGCCGAACACTCATTCAGGAAGATAAGCGCGCTGTAGCTGAGACCAAGGTATTGGACGAGCCTGTCACCGTGATTGTGTCGCAAAAAGGTTGGGTGCGAGTACGCCAAGGTCATGAGCATGATGCAACGCAGTTCGCCTTTAAAGCAGGTGATGCCTTATATGCTACTTTTGAGTGCCGCACAGTTGATGTAATGCAAGGCTTTGGTAGTGATGGTCGCGTCTATACCGTTCCAGTAAGTGAATTGCCTGGCGCACGTGGTGATGGCTCGCCTTTAACCAGTTTTGTGAACTTAGCTGCTGGATCACAAATGGTTGCCTACTATGCTGGTCAACCCGATGATCTTGTGCTGATTTCTACCAGATCAGGCAACGGCTTTTTGGCAAATGTAGCAGACATGTCTACCCGTAATAAGGCTGGTAAATCATTTGTTGGTATCGACAGTAAATTTCCAGGTGGTGATGCGCCTCTAGGAGCCGCTAAGGTCACGACAGGTATGAAGCATGTGGCTTGTTTGTCTGAAAGCTCTAAGTTATTAGTGTTCCCGCTCGATGAGCTCAAGCGCTTACCGACTGGTGGTAAAGGTGTCATTCTGATGGGCTTGGATGATAAAGAGAAGCTGGCTTCTGCAATTGCGGTTGGACCTGACGGCGCTACGTATTCCGGTGCGGGTCGCGCTGGTAAGCCAACGGAGTTGAGTCTCGATGCGAAAACCTTGAAGTCGTTTGCAGGTAATCGTGCTCGTAAAGGTCACTTCGTAGAGCCTAGACTCAAGGATGGAAAACTCAAAGCGAACTAA
- a CDS encoding c-type cytochrome, protein MKFALITAILLSSIGVAQAANAEKGQALVEKGNCASCHGAGLNAPILPAYPKLAGQHADYLYYSLRAYQVGGSNAQFGRNNAVMSSQAKPYSDADLHDMAAYIAKLPGNFVIKK, encoded by the coding sequence ATGAAATTCGCACTAATTACCGCCATTTTGTTGTCCAGCATTGGTGTAGCTCAAGCAGCTAACGCCGAAAAAGGCCAAGCACTGGTAGAAAAAGGCAACTGTGCCTCCTGTCACGGCGCCGGGCTGAATGCACCGATCTTGCCTGCTTACCCAAAGTTAGCTGGCCAACATGCTGATTACCTTTACTATTCTTTGCGTGCCTATCAAGTGGGCGGCTCTAATGCACAGTTTGGCCGTAACAATGCTGTAATGTCCTCTCAGGCTAAGCCCTACAGCGATGCCGATCTTCACGACATGGCAGCTTACATCGCTAAATTGCCCGGAAACTTTGTTATCAAGAAGTAA
- a CDS encoding c-type cytochrome, producing MKKHLILSQLTLCAGLAFAGFSVQAQDVKGSAQAGQGKVWLCIGCHAIPDYRADYPLVYKVPMIGGQNAAYIASSLAAYKKGERKHPTMRSIAGSLSDQDMADLGEYYAAQTASSPNNPLK from the coding sequence ATGAAAAAACACCTCATTCTTTCCCAATTGACTCTCTGCGCTGGTCTAGCTTTTGCCGGATTCTCAGTTCAAGCTCAAGACGTTAAAGGTTCTGCCCAAGCTGGACAGGGCAAGGTTTGGCTCTGTATTGGTTGCCACGCCATTCCCGATTACCGCGCTGACTATCCTTTGGTCTACAAAGTCCCCATGATTGGTGGTCAAAATGCCGCTTACATTGCTAGCTCCTTAGCTGCATACAAAAAAGGTGAAAGAAAGCATCCAACCATGCGTTCTATCGCGGGCAGCTTGTCTGATCAAGACATGGCTGATCTCGGCGAATACTATGCTGCGCAAACTGCCAGCTCACCAAATAATCCATTGAAGTGA
- a CDS encoding AAA family ATPase — translation MTKIQSRFDGSKSYVATSDLKLAVNATIQLQRPLLIKGEPGTGKTMLAEEVAAALQMPLMQWHIKSTTKAQQGLYEYDAVSRLRDSQLGDEKVNDIRNYIVKGVLWQAFEADEPVVLLIDEIDKADIEFPNDLLREIDRMEFYVYETRELIKAKHRPLVIITSNNEKELPDAFLRRCFFHYISFPDAGTMQSIVDVHHPNIKQELLEAALQSFYQIRSLPGLKKKPSTSELIDWLKLLLAEDIPADALYSGDDKITIPPLHGALLKNEQDIHLFERLVMMNRNHR, via the coding sequence ATGACTAAGATTCAATCCCGTTTCGACGGCTCGAAAAGCTATGTAGCCACTAGTGACTTGAAATTGGCTGTCAACGCCACGATACAACTTCAGCGCCCTCTGTTAATTAAAGGAGAGCCGGGAACAGGTAAAACCATGCTGGCCGAGGAAGTGGCTGCAGCTTTGCAGATGCCTCTAATGCAATGGCATATTAAATCGACCACCAAGGCTCAACAAGGCCTTTATGAATACGATGCCGTTAGCAGATTAAGAGACTCCCAGCTTGGCGATGAAAAAGTAAACGACATTCGTAATTACATTGTTAAGGGCGTCCTTTGGCAAGCATTTGAGGCAGATGAGCCCGTAGTTTTGCTGATTGATGAGATTGATAAAGCCGATATTGAATTTCCAAACGACCTCTTACGAGAAATCGACCGTATGGAGTTTTACGTATACGAAACGCGTGAGTTGATCAAAGCAAAGCACCGCCCCCTGGTCATCATCACATCAAATAATGAAAAAGAATTGCCCGATGCATTTTTGCGCCGCTGCTTCTTCCACTACATCTCTTTTCCAGATGCCGGAACGATGCAGAGCATTGTTGATGTCCACCATCCCAATATCAAGCAAGAATTATTAGAAGCTGCACTCCAATCTTTTTATCAAATCCGCTCTTTACCAGGCTTAAAAAAGAAACCCTCCACTTCTGAACTCATCGATTGGTTAAAGCTGCTGCTTGCAGAAGATATTCCAGCTGACGCCTTGTATAGCGGTGATGACAAAATTACGATCCCTCCATTGCATGGTGCGCTTCTTAAAAACGAGCAAGATATTCACCTCTTTGAGCGTTTAGTAATGATGAACCGCAATCACCGCTGA
- a CDS encoding vWA domain-containing protein → MLIQFFLNLKEAKVPVSVREFLTLLEALKEGVIEPSIDEFYQLARMTLVKDEQHFDRFDQVFGSYFNGVEQIMALAPDIPLDWLEKKLQRVLTEEEKAALQKLGGPEALQKRLQELLKEQKEWHGGGNKWIGAGGSSPFGHSGYHPEGIRIGGENAGNRTAIKVWEAREFKDYDSDLSLGTRNIKMALRRLRRFAREGSNLELDLDKTIHSTAANAGMLDIQMRPERHNQVKVLLLMDVGGSMDDHIARISELFTAVKTEFKHLEYYYFHNCVYEYLWQSNRRRRDQVTATQDIINKYGPDYKLIFIGDATMSPYEILSPNGSVEYNNRETGAAWINRLIDHFPHFAWLNPEPESVWQYRQSIDVMKGLMKDRMYPVTLNGLESAMRQLSK, encoded by the coding sequence ATGTTGATTCAATTCTTTCTCAATCTCAAAGAGGCTAAGGTGCCTGTTTCCGTTCGAGAATTTTTAACACTGCTTGAGGCTCTAAAGGAAGGTGTCATTGAACCCTCAATTGATGAGTTTTATCAACTGGCCCGGATGACCTTAGTCAAGGATGAGCAGCACTTTGATCGATTCGATCAAGTGTTTGGCTCCTACTTCAATGGTGTAGAGCAGATCATGGCGCTAGCTCCCGATATTCCCTTGGACTGGCTTGAGAAAAAATTGCAACGCGTATTAACCGAAGAAGAAAAAGCGGCACTACAAAAACTAGGTGGCCCAGAAGCATTACAAAAGCGACTTCAAGAGCTTTTGAAAGAGCAGAAAGAATGGCATGGTGGTGGCAATAAATGGATAGGCGCGGGAGGCTCATCACCCTTTGGGCATAGCGGCTACCACCCTGAGGGCATTCGTATTGGTGGCGAGAATGCGGGTAATCGAACGGCTATTAAAGTCTGGGAAGCCAGGGAGTTTAAAGACTATGACAGTGATCTTAGTCTAGGGACGCGCAATATCAAAATGGCCCTACGGCGCTTACGTCGCTTCGCCAGAGAAGGCTCGAATCTGGAGCTAGATCTCGATAAGACCATCCACTCTACCGCTGCAAACGCAGGAATGCTCGACATCCAAATGCGTCCTGAACGACACAATCAAGTCAAAGTCTTATTGCTGATGGATGTGGGCGGCTCAATGGATGATCACATTGCACGCATCTCTGAATTATTTACGGCCGTCAAAACAGAATTCAAGCACTTGGAGTATTACTACTTTCATAACTGTGTTTATGAATATCTCTGGCAAAGTAATCGTCGCAGACGCGATCAAGTCACTGCAACCCAAGACATCATTAATAAATATGGTCCTGACTACAAACTCATTTTCATTGGTGACGCCACTATGTCTCCTTATGAGATTCTGAGCCCGAATGGATCGGTTGAGTACAACAATCGAGAAACTGGTGCAGCGTGGATTAATCGCCTTATTGACCACTTCCCTCACTTTGCCTGGCTCAATCCAGAACCAGAATCAGTTTGGCAATATCGTCAATCGATCGATGTCATGAAAGGTCTAATGAAAGACCGGATGTATCCTGTGACCTTAAATGGTCTCGAGAGTGCCATGCGTCAACTCTCAAAGTAA
- a CDS encoding XdhC family protein, with translation MNSTDLSVLKAAVDWLKSGHPVAIATVVQTWGSAPRPVGSWLAIRGDGQVTGSVSGGCVEDDLIRRVQTEILTRDLPEMVVYGVSQQEAARFGLPCGGTLRLLVEPKPELAILEAILESISNHQITSRTVDLSIGKSTLEAGNRNQAFICDEHFMKTTYGPRWRMVIIGAGQLSLYTADFALASDFEVIVIDPREEYAEGINREQIQFIKGMPDDVLLEIGVDSHTAVVALTHDPKLDDMALMEALKSPAFYVGALGSRINTQKRKARLLEFDVTQEQVERLHGPVGLFIGALTPPEIAVSILAEVIAVKYGVPIPQKV, from the coding sequence ATGAATAGCACTGATTTAAGCGTATTAAAAGCGGCGGTGGATTGGCTCAAATCGGGCCATCCGGTTGCCATAGCTACAGTTGTCCAGACTTGGGGTTCCGCTCCAAGACCTGTTGGATCTTGGCTGGCCATTCGCGGTGATGGACAAGTTACTGGATCAGTTTCCGGTGGATGTGTCGAGGATGACCTGATTCGCCGAGTACAGACCGAAATCCTGACTCGAGATTTACCAGAAATGGTGGTCTATGGCGTGAGTCAACAAGAGGCTGCGCGATTTGGCCTGCCATGTGGTGGCACGCTACGATTACTCGTCGAGCCAAAACCAGAGCTGGCTATTTTGGAAGCCATTCTAGAGTCCATCAGCAATCATCAAATCACTTCGCGCACAGTTGATCTTTCGATTGGCAAATCGACACTCGAAGCTGGTAATCGTAATCAGGCATTTATTTGCGATGAGCACTTCATGAAAACCACCTATGGTCCTCGCTGGCGCATGGTGATCATTGGCGCAGGACAACTATCGCTGTACACCGCTGACTTTGCTCTTGCATCGGACTTTGAAGTGATCGTTATTGACCCACGCGAAGAGTATGCAGAAGGCATCAATCGTGAACAGATTCAGTTTATCAAGGGTATGCCAGATGATGTGTTGCTAGAAATTGGGGTTGACTCCCATACGGCGGTTGTTGCCTTAACGCATGATCCCAAGCTAGATGACATGGCATTGATGGAGGCATTGAAGTCTCCCGCTTTTTATGTGGGAGCACTGGGTAGCAGAATCAATACTCAGAAACGGAAAGCCCGCTTACTAGAATTTGATGTGACGCAGGAACAAGTTGAACGTCTTCACGGACCCGTTGGTTTATTTATTGGCGCCTTGACTCCGCCTGAGATCGCCGTATCCATCTTGGCTGAAGTGATTGCCGTCAAGTACGGCGTACCAATACCTCAGAAGGTTTAA